Below is a genomic region from Leptospira yasudae.
TTACGGTTTGACCGCGGGAGGAATTCTTAAAATCCAACGAAGAGCTTCGTAAAACTTCGTGGCTTTTAAAATCGGATTCAACCATCCGGTCGTGATGCAGAAATACGTGTCGTGAGGGGCCGTGTGATGAACCTTGTGATGCTCCGGTCCTAAAATCAGTTTATATTTTTGTAATGTCTTGATCAGGGGCAAAGGAGAATCCTGATGCGCCCATTTATGAATCTGATTGGTCGCGAAAATTCCCCACAAAAGAAAAAACCAGAACAGCGCGAGAAGCGAACTGAAAACGCCCGCAGAGTCCCAAAAGAAAACATAATATACTAATATAGGCAGCGAAACGAGACAATTGTTTCCGTTCGTCTCGATAAAATCGTGTCTCGTAATTCCTTTCGGGTCCACGTGATGATCGCGGAACGGAAAGATGAACGCGGGTCCGAGCACGGGAGTATTTTCCGAACCGATGCTGTCCCCCAAAAAGTGGACCAAACCGGAGATAAAATCGGCTCCGAGCCAGGAAAGGAAAATCACGGAAGGCACGGCCCAGATCAAATACGAATGAGCCGCGAAGTTGTTTTGAAAAAGGTTCGCGAGTTTATAGCCTAGATAAACGGAAAGAAAAACGAAAGCGATTACGCTGAGTGTCTCGAAGATTCGATGAACGGTTAAGTCCGGTTTCGGAACGGGAGTAAGTTCGGTATTCATACGATTGCCTGGTGTATTCTTAACACAAATAAGAATTCAGGCGATATTTTTTTCCGCAAAGAAACTCTTGGACCGCAAAAAAAAAATGAAACTTTACAGAGGAACTCGCGATCGGATCTTTCTTGATATGAGCCCCCTTTCCTTCAATACGCCCGGCCTTTTGTTCCCCGCGATTTCTCTTCTGATGCTTGCTTATACGAATCGTTTTTTAGGTCTTGCGAGTCTCGCAAGGCAGCTCATCGGAAAATACCAGGAGAAGCAGAATCCGGATCTTCTTTCCCAAATCCGCAATCTCCGTTTCCGTCTTTCGTTAATCCGTCATACGCAGAGCATGGGAATCCTCAGCTTGCTCGCCTGCACTTCTTGTCTGACCGTCTTGGCGTTCGATCTGCAACAAACCGCTTGGATTCTTTTTGCGTTCGCGCTCCTCTTTCTCGTGGTTTCGCTTTGTATCTGTTTGCTGGAAATCCATCTTTCCGTTCACGCTCTCGATATCGAAATGCACGCTCTGGATGCGATGGATCGCGAACGAACAAATTCCGGCTCGCACTAAAGAATTCTTGAAGCAGGAGAGTTTCTCCGTAATTCTCGCTTTTTAAAAAGAAATCGAAATCCGGAAATCGGTTTCGAAAGCGGGAGTTCAATATGAGCGCAGCGTTTTACAGAGACAAGGTGGTGTGGATCACGGGAGCCTCTTCGGGAATCGGAGAAGAACTCGTAAAGGAAGCGGCCAAACGAGGAGCGAAGATCGTTCTTTCCGCGAGAAGAACCAAGGAATTGGAAAGGGTCAAAAAAGAATGCGGTCTCACCAAAACGAACAGCCTGATTCTTCCTTTAGATTTAGAAGATTATAAAAAACTAAAGAACGTTCCGAAAAAGGCGATCGATCAATTCGGAAGAATCGACGTTCTCATCAACAACGGGGGAATCAGCCAGCGTTCCTTTACGTATGAAACCACGGTGGATACGTATGAAAAACTGATGGACGTGAACTATTTCGGAAACATCGCGTTGTCCCTCGCCGTTCTTCCGATCTTACGCAAACAAAAGAGCGGAGTCATCGCTTCGATTTCGAGCGTCGCCGGACTATTCGGGGTTCCTCTCCGCAGCGGTTACAGCGCGACGAAGGCGGCCCTCACCGGTTTTTACGAGGCCCTCCGCGCGGAAAATGTTCAGGAGAATATTCAAGTTTCCTTAATTTATCCGGGCTTTATCAAGACTCAAATCTCCAACAACGCACTCAAAGGCGACGGAAGCAAACAAGGTAAAATGGATTCCGTGATCGAACAAGGCATTTCTGCGGACGAATGCGCCCGCAAAATTTTGGATGGAATCGCCGCTTCCGAAAAGCGGATCATCATTGCCGGTCCGAGAGAAAAGTTCGCGATCTTTGTTTATCGATTCTTTCCGAATCTTTTTGCAAAGATGATCGCAAAAGCGAAAGTGACATGAATTGCGACCCATAGGGAGCAATTCGCTGAGTTATTGCGACCCATAGGGAGCAATTCGCTGAGTTATTGCGACCCATAGGGAGCAATTCGCTGAGTTATTGCGACCCATAGGGAGCAATTCGCTGAGTTATTGCGACTTATACAAAGACATCCGCTAAGCGATTGGCGATCAAGAGAAGTAAGTTGAGGCTGTTATGGCAAAAAATTATATCCGGTTTCAGAAAAAGAAGAACGTCGATTGGGCTTTGCTCGAGAACGGGAGAATTCTCCCGTTGGGCTGCGGAGACCTATCGACAAAAGACTTTCTCGAATTCTTACGGAAGAAAAAGAAATCGACCAAACTTAAATCGATTTCTTCGGAAGGAATTTCGATTTTATCTCCGATCACGGCTCCTTGTCAGATCCTTTGTCAAGGCGCGAACTATAGGCAGCATCTGATCGAATCGGGGTTGAATCCGGACGACAAGAATTACAACCTCTTCTTTACGAAATCGGACGCTTCTTTGTTTCCACCGATCGGAGACGTTGTGCGCCCTTTGCACGTAAAACTTCTGGATTACGAGATCGAACTCGGTCTTGTTTTTGGAAAAGGATTCGATTCCGATTTGGATCCGAATCCGCAAAACGTAGCCTCGCACGTCGCCGCGTTCTTTATGGCAAACGACGTTTCTGCGAGGGACGTTCAGCTTCCTCAATTGCAATGGTATAAGGGAAAATCCTATCGCACATTTTGTCCGTCCGGTCCGCATCTTACGGTTTTGGAACCGGGCGATTTCGAACGTTTGGATTCTTTGGAACTGACGTTGACCGTAAACGGAGAAGTCCGTCAAAAGGACAGCGCTTCCAATCTCGTTTTCAAACCGATCGAAAGCATCGTAGAACTATCACGTTTTTGTAATATTGCCGCGGGTGACGTTTTGCTAACGGGAACTCCTTCCGGTTGTGCGCTCCGCGCGCCGGGGAAACTCGTGCAGGCTCTGGGCGGGTTTCTTTCCGAAAAAACGAAATGGAAGTTGTTTGTCAAAGGCCAAAGCAAACGAAGCCAATACTTACAACCGGGAGACGTCGTCCGTTCTACGATCCGCACCGTCGACGGCAAGATCGACCTCGGTGAACAGATTTTGAACGTGATCGCCGAGTAAATCGGTGGATCGGGTTCGGCACGTTAGACGAAATGGATCGTTTCCGCTGGAAGCAGCGACCCGTTCCGTCAATCCAATTTCGTTCGACTTTGTTTGTCGGACCAATTGTGACGTTCGGAACGAGTCCTTGTATTTTCTCTAAAACGAAGGAGTTCCTACATTCTCATGGGTAAACGGAGAAATTTCCCGAGCATCAACCCGCAAGCGACACGCACGGCTTGGTCTGAAAGACCGAGCGGGACTCCGCGAGCCGGAAGTGGCGCGGTCCGCGTGTAGGAACTCACACAAAATTCAAACGAAATTCGTTCCGATTCTAACGCGGATGCGGCCAAAACTTTTCCGCAGGAGTTCCCACACTCAAGGAGCGCTGTAGATTTCCGCTCCTTGATCCAA
It encodes:
- a CDS encoding fatty acid desaturase CarF family protein; protein product: MNTELTPVPKPDLTVHRIFETLSVIAFVFLSVYLGYKLANLFQNNFAAHSYLIWAVPSVIFLSWLGADFISGLVHFLGDSIGSENTPVLGPAFIFPFRDHHVDPKGITRHDFIETNGNNCLVSLPILVYYVFFWDSAGVFSSLLALFWFFLLWGIFATNQIHKWAHQDSPLPLIKTLQKYKLILGPEHHKVHHTAPHDTYFCITTGWLNPILKATKFYEALRWILRIPPAVKP
- a CDS encoding SDR family oxidoreductase: MSAAFYRDKVVWITGASSGIGEELVKEAAKRGAKIVLSARRTKELERVKKECGLTKTNSLILPLDLEDYKKLKNVPKKAIDQFGRIDVLINNGGISQRSFTYETTVDTYEKLMDVNYFGNIALSLAVLPILRKQKSGVIASISSVAGLFGVPLRSGYSATKAALTGFYEALRAENVQENIQVSLIYPGFIKTQISNNALKGDGSKQGKMDSVIEQGISADECARKILDGIAASEKRIIIAGPREKFAIFVYRFFPNLFAKMIAKAKVT
- a CDS encoding fumarylacetoacetate hydrolase family protein, whose translation is MAKNYIRFQKKKNVDWALLENGRILPLGCGDLSTKDFLEFLRKKKKSTKLKSISSEGISILSPITAPCQILCQGANYRQHLIESGLNPDDKNYNLFFTKSDASLFPPIGDVVRPLHVKLLDYEIELGLVFGKGFDSDLDPNPQNVASHVAAFFMANDVSARDVQLPQLQWYKGKSYRTFCPSGPHLTVLEPGDFERLDSLELTLTVNGEVRQKDSASNLVFKPIESIVELSRFCNIAAGDVLLTGTPSGCALRAPGKLVQALGGFLSEKTKWKLFVKGQSKRSQYLQPGDVVRSTIRTVDGKIDLGEQILNVIAE